AGAAGAATGGCGCTGTTGGGATTAAAAAAATAATGGAGCCATTGGAGCGAAAGGCCTGCTCTTTTGAACGTATTTATTTCTCAAGGGGTAGTGACAAAGAGATCTATCAGGAACGTAAAGAACTCGGAAAACTGATCTTTCCCAAAATCCTGGGCGCTATAAATAACGACATAAAAAATACGGTCTTCTCTTATATTCCAAATACGGCCGAAACCTCATTTTTGGGAATGGTAAAAGAGGCTCAGAACTATCTGAACAAAAAAAAGGAAGAACAAATTCTCGAAATTGGTTCGAGCATCTCGAGTGAAGAATTGCATCAGATCCTTGAAATCAGACCCAGAATTGAAAAAGTGGCGATTAAAGATGCCAAGTTAAGGACTTTTATAACTCAGGACAGCAGTAGGGACGATCTGGTAGCCCATGTTTATGATATTACCTATGGCTCGGTGAACAAAAATGATAACCTTGTTATAATTGACGACAGTATAGTAAGGGGAACGACTTTAAAAAACAGTATCCTCGGTATTCTTGACAGGTTGTCTCCCAAGAAAATTATCGTGGTTTCTTCAGCTCCACAAATACGCTATCCTGATTGTTATGGGATTGACATGGCGAAACTCGAAGATTTTATCGCCTTTAAGGCTGCCCTGGAATTGCACAAGGAACACAATAGCCTGTCCCTTGTAGATGAGATCTACAAAAAGTGCAAGGCTCAATTCCATAAGAACGACAAGGAGATCATCAATTATGTCAAAGAATTTTACTCTCCTTTTACAGCCGATCAGATATCAGACAAAATAGGAGAATTATTATCCCCTAAAGAGATCAGGGCTGAAGTGAAAATAATTTATCAAACCATAGAGAATCTTCACCAGGCATGTCCTGATAATTTGGGCGATTGGTATTTTACAGGTAACTACCCAACAGCAGGAGGAAACAAAGTAGTAAATAAGGCCTTTATCAATTTTTACGAAGGCAAAAATGAGAGGGCGTACTAGCCATTACATTAGATAAAATACACAATTAAGTGCATTTCATCGATAATATGTGCATTTAATCGCCTTTATCGTCTTTCAGCATCAAACGAAGTTACATTAGACTTGCCATAGCATAAGTAGGTTAAGTTCATGGTAAGATTTGGGGCAAAAAAGGTGGAGACTTCTCCACCTTTTTTATTTGGTATACTACTCCTAAAAGGGTGACTCACAGGACTTTTAATTCAAAGCGATAAAGGATCTCTCTTGATCAACCGGCTATCTGCCGAAATAGATAGTCAAGATAAGGTTCATCATTTTTATATTGCTCTGCAAGAGTTTCCCGAACAAAGAATGTAAGATCATATTTGTAGTCCAATTCCTAACCGTATTCTCTACTCCTGCACACAAACGGTATTTCAACCAATTAAAAAGACGTTTATCCAAAACCTTTTTCTTAGGCAACCGCTTCCTTTACATTTGAAGAACCATAGCATAAGTAGGTTAAGTTCATGGTAAGATTTGGGGAAAAAAGGCAGGATTCGTCCTGCCTTTTTTATTTCTGATAATCAAAGATTTACCTTCTTTTGCCATTTTTTATCCGCCATGTCAGTTTATTCTGTCTCACAGTCTTGTCCAAAATTTCTTTAATTTTCTTTGTTATTTCTCACAATACCAGTAATTTAGTGGTGCCATAGCATAAGTAGGTTAAGTTTATGGTAAGATTTGGGACGAAAAGGGTGGAGGCTTCTCCGCCCTTTTCTATGATCAGCATTCATCTCCAAACAAAAAAATCCGCAACTTAAAAGCTGCGGATTTTCTTTTTCTTTCTGTAATTATCTATTTGTGCGCCTGGTAATTTTCAGCGACCTTATTCCAATTGATTACCTGGAAAAAAGCGTTGATATAGTCGGGTCGTCTGTTCTGATAATTCAGATAGTAAGCGTGTTCCCAAACGTCTAATCCAAGGATGGGAGTACCTCCGCAACCCGTGTTGGGCATAATTGGGTTATCCTGATTAGGGGTAGAACAGATCTCGACCTTGCCGCCTTTATGCACACAGAGCCAGGCCCAGCCTGAGCCAAATTGGCTACCTGCTGCTGAACTGAATTTATCTTTGAACCCATCAAACGAACCGAATGCATCGTTTATAGCCTTCGCCAGCTCACCCGAAGGATTTCCTCCGGCATCCGGGCCCATAATCTCCCAGAAGAGGGAGTGATTGTAATATCCTCCACCGTTGTTCCGCACGGCTTTATTGCTCATGTCAAGTCCTTTAAGGATCTCGGTAATCCCTTTTCCCTCAAGCGGAGTTCCTTCAATAGCTGCGTTGAGTTTAGAAGTATATCCGTTATGGTGTTTCGTATGATGTATTTCCATGGTCCTCGCATCGATACTAGGCTCAAGAGCGTCGTATGCATAGGGTAATCTTGGTAGTTCAAATGCCATTTTAGTTGTAGTTAATTGTTAATATTCAGTGATCCCCAAATTTAGCGATTTTAACAATTATATTCCGCTAATTATATGTTAAGAACTCTTGCGGTTTGCTTAATTTGCAAGGAAAATATATACCTCTGCACCCTTATCAGATTTACGATGCCTCAGCCGGATCGGGTAAAACGTTTACCCTGGTCAAAGAATATCTGAAATTGATTCTTATTCGGGAAGGACATCAGGATTTTAGGAAAATCCTTGCAATCACCTTTACCAATAAGGCGGTAAACGAAATGAAGCAACGAATTCTTTCCAGCTTATTACTCTTTGCGTCCAATGAAGAAGAAGAACAAAACGATCTCTTTCAGCAATTAGTTGAGGAACTTGAGATCGATCCCAAATCACTGAGGTTCAGAGCTAAACAGGTGCTAAAAGCAATTCTGCATAATTACGCCTTCTTTGACATCTCAACGATTGATAAATTCAACCATCGCCTGCTCAAGACCTTTGCCAGGGATTTGAAGTTGCCCCAGACCTTTGAAGTTGTATTAGATACGGATCTTTTACTGTCGGAAGGGATAGACCGCCTATTGGGGAATGCAAAGACAAATGATCAACTCACTAATCTTCTCATTGCCTTTGCCATGCAAAAAGTTGACGATAGTAAGAGTTGGGACATCAGCTTTGATCTTACCAAAGTGGGAAAAATGCTTTTTAATGAAAATCACCTTGCCTATCTGGAAGATCTGAAAGTAAAAGAACTTAAAACCTTTCTTCTCCTTCAGAGAGACCTCAGACATCTCCTGGAGATGTACCCGGATAAGATGAGGGCGACAGCCGGCAACATTCTATCCCTGATAGATGAAGCAGGTCTGGAAGAAGGTGATTTCAACCGAGGTTCTTTTCCAAAGTTCATTCAAAAGGCATATCAGGATCCTGAAACACTCGATTTTTCATCGGGCTGGAAACAAAATTTTGGTTCGGAATCGCTCTATCCCAAAAAAACGGCTGATGACAAGAAACAGGCCATTGATCGTCTTATGCCGAGGTTTACAGAGCTCTGGGAGCAACTTAAAGCCGACTTTGGCCGATACAGTTTTTTAAAAAATGTCTATAATAATCTGGTACCCCTGACGCTGCTTAATGCCCTTCAAAAAGAAATTGACATACTGCTGGAAGAGCGGGAACAATTACCCATATCCGCATTTAATACCCTTATAGGAGAGCAAATCAGGGATCAGCCAACCCCTTTTATTTACGAGCGACTAGGCGAGAAATATCGCCATTATTTTATTGATGAATTCCAGGATACCTCATTAAAACAATGGCACAACCTTGTTCCCCTTATCTCCCACGCCCTGCAAGGCGAAGACCTGCAGGGGAACAGAGGTAGTCTATTCCTGGTTGGGGACGCAAAACAAGCTATCTACCGCTGGAGGGGCGGCAGGTCTGAGTTGTTCCTGAATCTTATTCATAAGGATGATACCCTTTTTGGGATCTCGCCCAAAACAGCATCGCTGAAAACGAATTTCAGGAGTTATGAAGAAATCGTTTCGTTTAACAATGGGTTTTTCACTTCAGTGGTTCCTTATTTGAATAATGAACTCTACAGAACACTGTTCCTTGAAGGAAATAAACAACAACATACTGCCAAAGAAGGAGGAGTGGTAAGTCTGCGCTTCATAAGTGACCAGGAAGAAGACAAAACGCTTGCTTATTGTTCCCAGGTGTACAAATGCATCGCAGACCTGCGTGCAAAAGACGTCCCCTACGGAGAAATTTGTGTTTTATTCAGATCCAATAAGCAAGGGGTACATCTGGCCGAGCACCTAATTAAAAATCAGATACCAATCATCTCGTCGGATGCCTTGCTTCTCGAAAGCAATCAGGAGGTTAGATTCCTGATCAACCTGCTGAAATATTCAAGTCGGACTTCAGATCTCAACATTCAGTTCGATCTACTCTTTCACCTGAGTCCGGAAAAGGGCAGGCATCAATTCATATCCAATCATCTTGGAAAACTTCCTGCATTTTTTAATGCCAAATATCAATTCAGTCTGTCCGATTTTAACCAAAGGTCTGTCTATGACGCCCTCGAATACGCTATTGAACGCTTTCACCTTGTGGGAAATTCACATGCCTATATCAGCAGCTTGCTCGATGAAGTTCTTGAAGTAGAATTGCAGCGCGATTCGGGATTCAGTTCTTTTCTTTCTGTTTGGGAAAAGAATAAAAGCAAATGGAGCATCCCGGCCCCGGAAAATATGGATGCTGTTCAACTAATGACCATTCACAAAGCGAAGGGCCTCGAGTTTCCCTTTGTTATATTTCCCTTTGCCGACTCAAATATATATGAAGACAGAGGCACAAATCTATGGGTGCCCGCACTTGACGAAGCCCTAAAGGGGTTCGATCACATTCTCGTCAGGAAAAGGAAAGATATGACGCTTTACAATGAAGAGTCTGAAATTATTTACGAAGAAGAACTTCATAAAATGGAACTTGATGCCTTCAACATTTTATATGTTGCCTTAACCAGGGGAATACAAGGCGTGTATATTATCTCAGAAATGGCCCTCAACAAAAAAGGAGAAAGCAAGTCGACTCATTATTCCGGACTCTTTATCAATTACCTCAGGGATTTGGGGATTTGGGATGCAGCTAAATACCAATACGATTTTGGGGAACTGATATATGGCAAGTCGAATTGCGCTCTTACTTTCAAAGAAGAAGATATACCTTATATATATACTACCAAATTTGAAGGTAAATTGGAAATCAGTACGAGTGCTGGGGAGTTATGGGGATCGTCCAGAGAGCTGGCCATTTCACAGGGCAATTTGCTACATTACGGAATGAGTACTATTGAAACGTTAGAAGACATTGACGCCGCAGTGGCAAATTTGATAAATAATGGAGCTATTGTGGCAAGTGAAAGCAATAGTTATAGGGAGTTGTTCAGCAGTATTGTACATCACCCCTTGTTGTCCCGTTTTTTCAGTGCAGGGAATAAAGTTAAAAATGAAAAATCCGTATTTGCAGAAAATGGGGTAATTTTGCGCCCGGACAGGATGGTCTTTAATGAAAACAAAGTGTCCATTTTAGACTATAAGACAGGAGATCAGAAAACTTCTCATGTCAACCAGCTGAACTCTTATGGCGATGTGCTGAATTCCATGGGATATACGGTTGAACACAAAGTCCTGATTTACGTAGAAGATCATATTAAACCTATATTCATATAAATATGTATAGCAGCATTCAGAAATATCTAAAGGAAGAACTAGAAGCGATAGAGGAAGCAGGCCTTTATAAGAAAGAACGAATAATTACTTCGCCCCAGGATGCGGTGATAAGGATCTCCACCGGACAGGATGTGATTAATTTTTGTTCTAACAATTACCTGGGCCTTTCGTCCCATCCCGAAGTGGTCAAGGCAGCAAAGGACGCCCTGGACAGTCACGGATTTGGTATGTCGTCGGTGAGGTTTATTTGCGGGACCCAGGATATCCACAAAGAACTTGAAGCCAGGATTGCCAATTATTACGGAACCGAAGATACCATTCTTTATGCCGCATGCTTCGACGCCAATGGCGGAATTTTTGAACCTTTGCTTTCGGAGAAGGACGCTATAATTTCTGATTCCTTAAATCATGCTTCTATTATAGACGGGGTGCGTTTGTGCAAAGCAAAGCGATACCGATATGCCAACAGCGACATGGCAGATCTGGAAGCGCAACTCAAACAGGCCAATGAAGATCAGGCGCGATTTAAATTGATCGTGACGGATGGGGTCTTTTCAATGGACGGACTCTTAGCTCCTCTTGATAAAATCTGTGATCTTGCCGAGGCCTATGACGCTATGGTCATGATAGATGAGTGCCATGCCACCGGGTTCATAGGAACCACCGGAAGAGGTACTCTGGAAGAAAAAGGGGTAATGGATCGTATCGATATCATTACTGGAACACTTGGAAAAGCTCTTGGCGGAGCCATGGGCGGGTATACAACCGGTAAGAAGGAGATCATCGATCTTCTGAGACAACGATCGAGGCCTTATCTTTTTAGTAACTCTCTTGCCCCCTCTATTGTAGGAGCCAGTATAAAGGTATTTGACCTCCTCGAAAAGAGTACAGATCTCCGGGATCAATTGGAAAGCAACACCAAGTATTTTAAAAAGGGGATGAAAGATGCAGGATTTGATATTATCGATGGAGATTCTGCCATTGTCCCTGTGATGCTCTACGATGCAAAATTGTCTCAGCAAATGGCAGATATGTTATTAAAAGAGGGAATCTACGTGATCGGCTTCTTTTATCCTGTGGTTCCCAAAGGAAAAGCACGTATAAGAGTTCAGCTGTCTGCAGCGCATACAAGAGCCCATTTAGATACAGCGATTAAGGCCTTTACAAAGGTGGCAAAAGAGCTCAAAATACTCTAAAACGTACTGTTTTCAGGGGAATACAGTAAAAAAAAAAGAAATTGATTTTGTTAATAATTCTTAACAACTTACATTTGCAGCTAATAAACACTTAAACTTAAAAATTTGAACATGAAACAGCTTAGCAGATTATTGGTTGTTAGCCTACTCCTTATAGGGTTTAACAACGTTCAAGCGCAGGATGAGAATAATCCGTGGCAAGTTAGCTTTGGTGTAAACGCGATAGATGTTTATCCTACTAATGACCAAGACGCCGCTTACCCAACAGGTACTTTATTCAGTGAGTACTTTAATGTTAACGATCACTGGAACATTTTGCCTTCTATCTCTTATGTATCTGTATCCAAGTATGTTGGTGACGGATTCTCTGTAGGAGCAAGAGGTAGTTTGAACCGTATCTCTAAATTGGGTGACGCTTCAGCCGACGACCTTTCTCATTACGCTGTGGATGGTACCATTAAATATAATATCCTAAAAGACAAAAAAATCATCCCTTTCCTAGAAATAGGAGGTGGTTACACTTGGGTAGATGAAATTGGATTCGGAACTGCCAATGCAGGTATTGGTGCAAGCTACTGGTTCAATGACAATATTGGCTTTACCTTACAGACGGGATACAAGCACGCTTTTGAAGATTATGGTGTGAAGCACTTCCAGCACACAGCTGGTATTTCTATCAAATTCGGTGGAACTGACACTGACGGTGACGGGATCTACGACAAAGACGATGCTTGTCCGGAAGTTGCTGGTTTAGCTGCATTCAACGGATGTCCTGATTCTGACGGAGATGGTATCGAAGACGGAAAAGACAGCTGTCCTAACGAAGCTGGTTCTAAAGAATTAAACGGTTGTCCTGATGCTGACGGTGACGGGATCGCTGATAAAGATGATGCTTGCCCGAACGAAGCTGGTCTTGCCGCTCTTGCTGGTTGCCCAGACGCTGACGGTGACGGTGTAGCTGATAAAGATGATGCATGTCCTAGCGAAGCTGGTCCTGCTGAAAACAAAGGATGCCCATGGCCTGATACTGACGGTGACGGTGTATTAGACAAAGATGATCAGTGCCCAGATGTTGCTGGAACTGTTGCAAACAAAGGTTGTCCTGAAGTAACTGCAGAAGTTCAGAAGCAATTGAACGACTATGCCAGAACAATCTTGTTCGACACAGGTAGAGCATCGCTTAAAACAGAATCAGTTTCTGTATTCGTAGACATTATCAAAATCCTTAATGAATACCCGAACGCTAAGTTTACGGTTGAAGGTCATACTGATAGCGTTGGTAGTGAAAAACTTAATCAGTCTCTATCTGAGAAAAGAGCAAACTCTGTACGTGATTTCCTCGTAAAAGAAGGAATTGGAGCAGACAGGTTAACTGCCATCGGATACGGTGAAGCTAAGCCTATTGCTTCTAATAACACAAGAGCAGGAAGAGCTCAGAACAGAAGAGTTGAGATCAACCTGATCAAATAAAGTAAACCTTTATAACATCATATAAAAGCTCCGCAAATGCGGAGCTTTTTTTATTTTTAGCTATGAGAACTTTTTTGGAAGAAGTAGTCTCCGATATCGTTTCGGAAAAAGTGGTAAGCGATGACCTTGTCCTTGTCGTCCCCAGTAAAAGAGCCGGTCTATTTCTTCTGCAGGTATTCGCCAAAACTTCTACCCAACCGGGTTTCGCCCCTACCATTTATACTATTGAAGAGTTTGTTGGCCATATTTCGGGTCTTGACTACGCTTCAAACACTCAGCTGATCTTCGAATTGTATCAGGTGTACAAAAGCCTCCACGGCGATGACGCCGACAGTTTTCAAGACTTTTCCAGGTGGGGAAATACCCTGCTGCAGGACTTTAATGAGATTGATCGTTACCTGATCCCTCAAAAAAAGTTATTCTCCTACCTCAGTGCAATACAGGAAACAAATCACTGGTATTTAAAGCCAGAGAAGACACCCATGATCGAGGCATATATCAAGTTCTGGAATTCACTGGGGCCGCTGTACGATCAATTCTCACAGCATCTGATCAGTCAGAAGAAGGGTTATCAGGGATTGATATATCGCAAGGCTAGTGAAAATATACATGAATATACATCTCAAAGTGAAAAGGGATCTCATGTATTTATTGGGTTTAATGCCCTGAATTCTGCTGAATCAACCATTATTCAAAGCCTTATTGATCAAGACAGAGCTGAAATCTATTGGGATATCGATCCCTTTTTTGTAGAAGATCCCATCCACGATGCCGGATACTTTATCCGGTCCTATTTAAAAAACTGGCCTCATTTTCAAAAGAATCCATTACGGGGACCCGTCTCCAATTATTTAGGTCAGAAGGATATCAATATTATCGGAGTTCCCAGAAATGTTTCTCAGGCTAAGTATGTGGGTTCCCTCTTGGATACGCTCATTAAAGATGACGAATGCACTCAGCAAAGTACAGCAGTGATCCTGGGGGATGAAAATCTGCTTAATCCGCTCGTCAATGCCATTCCGGATTCGGTTCCCGCCCTCAACATTACAATGGGTCTGCCCTTATCTCACACTCCCGCCACAAGTCTGTTCATTGAATTTATCTCGCTTTATGTAAATTCAGCTGGCAGAGGATGGTATTACAGTGATGTTATATCCTTCGTTTCTCACCCATACGTAAAGAGGCTTTTTAAAAAGCCTGAAAGTACTCTAAACCTTCTCTATCAGGAGATCCGAGAAAAGAACCGGGTATATATCCAGCCCGAACAAATTCACAGACTAAGCGAAGAGGACAGTAAAATCTTAGAGCTTTTATTTTCCAGGGATTACACATCCCCTCAAAAGCTACACGATGCCAACCTTCAACTAGCCCAGGCATTAAAGAACTGTTTTGAATCCTTTGGTGATTCTATTGCACTTGAATATCTGGTAAAAATAAAAACAGTGCTCAATGAGATTGGGCTCTGTCTTGATAAATATGATTTTATTGTTGATCTGAAGTCCTTTCAAAGTCTTTTCAGGGAGTTGACAAATGTTGAGACTCTCGATTTTTATGGGAAGCCCCTGGAAGGAATACAATTAATGGGAATGCTGGAAAGCAGGAATTTAGATTTTGAGACTGTTATTATAACCTCTTTGAACGAAGGGATTTTACCCTCGGGAAAAACAAGTGGCTCCTTTATTCCCTTCGACCTTAAACGAGAGTTCAAAATGCCTACCTATAAAGAAAAGGATGCGGTTTACACTTATCATTTTTATCGTTTGTTACAGAGAGCCAAAAACATCTACTTAATTTACAATACCGAACCAGATGTCCTTGAAGGTGGGGAAAAAAGCAGGTTTATTTCTCAACTCCTTACGGAAAACAGAGCCCAAGGAAGTATCACACAGATTATTGCAACTCCTCCCATGCACCTGGTGATTCCTGACAACAAATCAATCTCAAAAGATACCTCTGTGGTATCTGCCCTTAGTGAACGGGCTAATAAGGGATTTTCCCCCTCATCCCTGTCCAGTTATATTAGGGATCCTATTGAATTTTATAAAAAATACGTGCTGGGCATAAGAGAATTTGAAGAGGTAGAAGAGAATATTGCAGCCAACACTTTCGGTACAATTATCCATCACAGTCTGGAACAATTGTATTTGCCTCTGGTTGGTTCAACCCTTTCTCCTGAAGCTCTGAGAGAACTTAAGCCCAAAATACCTGATATGGTTAATGCCTCTTTTAAGGAGCATTACCCAACTGTATCCCTGCTAGATGGAAAGAACCTTATCGCCTACAGTGTAATTCAACGATACCTTGAAAGGTTTTTGGAATTGGAGATAGAAAGCTGTAAAAACCATAAAATTGAACTGCTCGCCGTGGAACAAAAACTAAGGACGTCCATAGAAGTGCAAGGTTTAAATTTCCCGGTAGCTCTAAAAGGAACCATAGACAGGATCGATAAGAAGGATGGAGTTCTTCGAATCCTGGACTATAAGACCGGAAATACAAAATCTACTGAAGTGGAAATCACAACTTGGGAATCCATCATTTCAGATCCAGACAAAGGCAAGGCCTTTCAGATGATGTCTTACGCACTAATGTATTACGATAAATATCCCACGGAAAACTTCGAAGCCGCTATAATTCCATTTCGCGATCTTGATTCAAGTCCTCTTCGATTTTGCACAAAGGAAAATGGAGGCCGATACGCAAAAAAGGAGTTTTCGATCACGGCTGAGACAATTAGCGAATTCCGAACTCAACTACAACAACTTATCCTCACTATCTTCGATCAGGAAATAGCCTTTGAAACGCCTTTGAGTTAAGCTTACTTTTTGTCTGGCCTGGTTGGTCGTACTTCTATCTTGCTGGGCAGGGTTCTTGGGTTCATCCTCAATAAGTCCTCCACGAGTAAACCTATATCTTCAGGCTGGATTTTCCAGGAATCCTTGTCGTCGGGAACGTTGCCATTAAAATGAGTCGCAACAGAACCTGGCATAATGGTAGAGACCTTTATATCTGATGCCCTGAGGTCAAGCATAGCAGCCTGGGTAAATCCTACCAAACCAAATTTTGAAGCGTTGTAACCTGATCCCGATGCAAAGAAATTGGTTCCGGCCAGACTCGCAATAGTGATGTAATATCCTTTTGAATTACGCAAAGCATCTACAGAAGCCTTTAGCGTAAAAAATGGCCCATTGAGGTTGGTGTCTATCATCTTTCGCCATTCTTCAGTGCTGAGCTGGTCTACCGGACTAAAAATACCAACTCCCGCGTTCGCAATTACAAGGTCGAGCTGTCCCCATTTGTCAAGGACAGCCTTTACGGCTTTTACTTCGTCCTCTGGTCGTGTAACGTCAGAGGCCAGTCCAAGAACCCTGTCTTGAGCTCCGAGTTGTTCAGCCGCTTCCTTTGCGCCCTGAGCATTCCTGCCGCTGATGGCAACCTTCATTCCTGCTTTGAGCAGCGTCTCTGCAATTCCATAACCAATTCCTTTAGTGCCCCCGGTGATATAGGCCACTTTTCCTTCTATATTTTCCATTTTTACTTTTTCCCTAAAATAGGATTCCCACAAGGAGATCTAAAACATAAGGCGTTATTCTTTTCTTAAAATAAAAGAAGGCTGTATTTTGATACTTACTTAAAAATTAGTTCCTTTGCCCTTGCTATTTGGGGGATTAGCTCAGCTGGCTAGAGCGCTTGCATGGCATGCAAGAGGTCACCGGTTCGACTCCGGTATTCTCCACAGATCAAGCGTCATTTTCATCGCACGATTTGCAAATAATAAAAACCGCCAAGTGTACTTGAGCGGTTTTTTGTTTTGTGAAGTGTAAATGCCAAAGGCATTTAAAAATCGATGAAAATGACATTTGCAGGACGGGAGTTCATCTGGAGCAATGAAGTTAGTCCGGTAATCCTGCCGATTCAAACAGTGCTTTTTGTAGTAATTTATTTAATCCTTCTTCACACTAAGCACAAGCACCGGTATCTTTGCCGAGAATTCAGCCTTGTGAATCGTATTCTTCTCCCATAAATTGGTAAAAACCCCTCTTTTTCTTCTAAAAACACAGAGGAGATCCGGGCGATGAAGTTGTATGTGTTCTAATATCCCCAAATAAGTAGTAGCGTGCTCCGCCAAGGTCAACTGTGAACTGATATCCATCAAAGCAGTATTAACCTGCAAATCTTTATCCGTATAGCCCGGCGTTTTAACCAGCAGCAAATGAATATCACTCTCAAATTGATTTTTAATCTGAATAAGCGGGTTGAGGATTCTTTTTCTTTTTAAAACACCCGATTTAAATCCGGTAAGCACAACTTTAAAAGGATTAAACTTCGTCCCTTTTGGTACGATCAGGGTAGGGATTTCGGTTCTTTTAATCATTCGTCCCGAAGTGTGTCCCAAATAAAGTTCTTCCTGTATGTCGTTGCTTCTGGGGGCAATGATAAGTAAATCAATCCCTATTTCCTCGTCAATTTCCTTTAAGCCATCAATGAGGTCTCCGTTATAGGTGGCAATTTTAATATCGACGTCCTTTGCGTCTACCATCCCTATCACCTCCTTCAAGCGTTCTTTTCCGCTCTTTTCAACGGTAGCGGTGATATTAGCTAGTTTACCAGCTCCGCTGGTTACGTT
This DNA window, taken from Muriicola soli, encodes the following:
- a CDS encoding UvrD-helicase domain-containing protein — translated: MLNLQGKYIPLHPYQIYDASAGSGKTFTLVKEYLKLILIREGHQDFRKILAITFTNKAVNEMKQRILSSLLLFASNEEEEQNDLFQQLVEELEIDPKSLRFRAKQVLKAILHNYAFFDISTIDKFNHRLLKTFARDLKLPQTFEVVLDTDLLLSEGIDRLLGNAKTNDQLTNLLIAFAMQKVDDSKSWDISFDLTKVGKMLFNENHLAYLEDLKVKELKTFLLLQRDLRHLLEMYPDKMRATAGNILSLIDEAGLEEGDFNRGSFPKFIQKAYQDPETLDFSSGWKQNFGSESLYPKKTADDKKQAIDRLMPRFTELWEQLKADFGRYSFLKNVYNNLVPLTLLNALQKEIDILLEEREQLPISAFNTLIGEQIRDQPTPFIYERLGEKYRHYFIDEFQDTSLKQWHNLVPLISHALQGEDLQGNRGSLFLVGDAKQAIYRWRGGRSELFLNLIHKDDTLFGISPKTASLKTNFRSYEEIVSFNNGFFTSVVPYLNNELYRTLFLEGNKQQHTAKEGGVVSLRFISDQEEDKTLAYCSQVYKCIADLRAKDVPYGEICVLFRSNKQGVHLAEHLIKNQIPIISSDALLLESNQEVRFLINLLKYSSRTSDLNIQFDLLFHLSPEKGRHQFISNHLGKLPAFFNAKYQFSLSDFNQRSVYDALEYAIERFHLVGNSHAYISSLLDEVLEVELQRDSGFSSFLSVWEKNKSKWSIPAPENMDAVQLMTIHKAKGLEFPFVIFPFADSNIYEDRGTNLWVPALDEALKGFDHILVRKRKDMTLYNEESEIIYEEELHKMELDAFNILYVALTRGIQGVYIISEMALNKKGESKSTHYSGLFINYLRDLGIWDAAKYQYDFGELIYGKSNCALTFKEEDIPYIYTTKFEGKLEISTSAGELWGSSRELAISQGNLLHYGMSTIETLEDIDAAVANLINNGAIVASESNSYRELFSSIVHHPLLSRFFSAGNKVKNEKSVFAENGVILRPDRMVFNENKVSILDYKTGDQKTSHVNQLNSYGDVLNSMGYTVEHKVLIYVEDHIKPIFI
- a CDS encoding amidophosphoribosyltransferase, with translation MSDAIKHECGISLIRLLKPLDYYKKKYGSAFYGVNKMYLMMEKQHNRGQDGAGFASIKLDVQPGQRYMSRVRSVQSQPIQDIFAQITDRINRAFEENPEYIDDTEAQKNYIPYIGEVLLGHVRYGTFGKNSIENVHPFLRQNNWMHRNLIVAGNFNMTNVNELFDNLVQLGQHPKEMADTVTVMEKIGHFLDDAVAKLYKQIKKEGYNKMEASPLIAERLNLGKILKKAAKNWDGGYAMAGLLGHGDSFVLRDPSGIRPAYFYKDEEVVVVASERAAIQTVFNVKYENVQELKPAHAIIIKKNGAVGIKKIMEPLERKACSFERIYFSRGSDKEIYQERKELGKLIFPKILGAINNDIKNTVFSYIPNTAETSFLGMVKEAQNYLNKKKEEQILEIGSSISSEELHQILEIRPRIEKVAIKDAKLRTFITQDSSRDDLVAHVYDITYGSVNKNDNLVIIDDSIVRGTTLKNSILGILDRLSPKKIIVVSSAPQIRYPDCYGIDMAKLEDFIAFKAALELHKEHNSLSLVDEIYKKCKAQFHKNDKEIINYVKEFYSPFTADQISDKIGELLSPKEIRAEVKIIYQTIENLHQACPDNLGDWYFTGNYPTAGGNKVVNKAFINFYEGKNERAY
- the kbl gene encoding glycine C-acetyltransferase, producing the protein MYSSIQKYLKEELEAIEEAGLYKKERIITSPQDAVIRISTGQDVINFCSNNYLGLSSHPEVVKAAKDALDSHGFGMSSVRFICGTQDIHKELEARIANYYGTEDTILYAACFDANGGIFEPLLSEKDAIISDSLNHASIIDGVRLCKAKRYRYANSDMADLEAQLKQANEDQARFKLIVTDGVFSMDGLLAPLDKICDLAEAYDAMVMIDECHATGFIGTTGRGTLEEKGVMDRIDIITGTLGKALGGAMGGYTTGKKEIIDLLRQRSRPYLFSNSLAPSIVGASIKVFDLLEKSTDLRDQLESNTKYFKKGMKDAGFDIIDGDSAIVPVMLYDAKLSQQMADMLLKEGIYVIGFFYPVVPKGKARIRVQLSAAHTRAHLDTAIKAFTKVAKELKIL
- a CDS encoding OmpA family protein produces the protein MKQLSRLLVVSLLLIGFNNVQAQDENNPWQVSFGVNAIDVYPTNDQDAAYPTGTLFSEYFNVNDHWNILPSISYVSVSKYVGDGFSVGARGSLNRISKLGDASADDLSHYAVDGTIKYNILKDKKIIPFLEIGGGYTWVDEIGFGTANAGIGASYWFNDNIGFTLQTGYKHAFEDYGVKHFQHTAGISIKFGGTDTDGDGIYDKDDACPEVAGLAAFNGCPDSDGDGIEDGKDSCPNEAGSKELNGCPDADGDGIADKDDACPNEAGLAALAGCPDADGDGVADKDDACPSEAGPAENKGCPWPDTDGDGVLDKDDQCPDVAGTVANKGCPEVTAEVQKQLNDYARTILFDTGRASLKTESVSVFVDIIKILNEYPNAKFTVEGHTDSVGSEKLNQSLSEKRANSVRDFLVKEGIGADRLTAIGYGEAKPIASNNTRAGRAQNRRVEINLIK
- a CDS encoding superoxide dismutase, whose product is MAFELPRLPYAYDALEPSIDARTMEIHHTKHHNGYTSKLNAAIEGTPLEGKGITEILKGLDMSNKAVRNNGGGYYNHSLFWEIMGPDAGGNPSGELAKAINDAFGSFDGFKDKFSSAAGSQFGSGWAWLCVHKGGKVEICSTPNQDNPIMPNTGCGGTPILGLDVWEHAYYLNYQNRRPDYINAFFQVINWNKVAENYQAHK